One Planctomycetia bacterium DNA segment encodes these proteins:
- a CDS encoding DUF1801 domain-containing protein, protein MKKSVPSANPDAYVAALDGWRRVMVEKLRASVMASAKLTETIKWGHLVYLSHGPVLLIRAEEQRVLLGFWRGKRLQEIEERLKPGGKYEMATLVLQEDDDVAPKTVKRLVKAAIELNETFGDPTDI, encoded by the coding sequence ATGAAGAAGTCCGTTCCGTCCGCGAACCCCGATGCCTATGTCGCCGCTCTCGACGGTTGGCGGCGCGTCATGGTTGAGAAGCTGAGGGCAAGCGTCATGGCCTCGGCCAAGTTGACGGAAACGATTAAGTGGGGCCATCTGGTTTATCTCTCCCATGGCCCCGTGCTGCTGATCCGTGCCGAAGAGCAACGCGTGTTGCTCGGATTCTGGCGAGGGAAGCGCTTGCAAGAGATCGAAGAACGCTTGAAGCCGGGAGGCAAGTACGAAATGGCGACGCTCGTGCTGCAGGAAGACGACGACGTCGCCCCGAAGACCGTGAAGCGGCTCGTCAAAGCCGCCATCGAGCTGAACGAAACGTTCGGCGACCCCACGGATATCTGA
- a CDS encoding efflux RND transporter periplasmic adaptor subunit translates to MFTILEFGHSTHWSFGLGALSANAATPEVGTMQLPIPTKHAAPPKKSSATEKPSTTEKPGTTEKSPPAVEAKDGIRLSDDIATRSGISVETVGLHPVRQTLTVNGVTDYDQDRLAQLSVRVPGHVWRVEKREGEEIKKGECLAIVDSVEVGEAKTNFLQASVMLDLKASNLERLKRITNEVAERTLRVAEAEEREARLTLLSAQQKLINLGLPIKTEDCRRVTDEELASRIRVLGLPPSIVAGLDPQSTTANLIPLTAPFDGVVIRRSATIGEVVTPSTSQFVVADVNRMWILLDVRKGHAGMVRTGQQFEFLADGSTAPVVGHIDFVNTELDEETRTLRVRASVENPIVDSDSTSPGRRLMKAHTFGTGSIVIRETPKAVVVPSAAVQFEGRQSFVFVQVSGTFYRRDVQVGFAEEGRTEITEGLAAGDVIAVGGSHVLKAEWMTVAAQQ, encoded by the coding sequence TTGTTCACGATTTTAGAGTTCGGCCACTCCACACATTGGAGCTTTGGGTTGGGAGCGCTGTCGGCCAACGCAGCGACGCCCGAAGTCGGGACGATGCAGTTGCCGATCCCGACGAAACATGCCGCCCCACCTAAGAAGTCCAGTGCCACAGAGAAGCCGAGCACAACGGAGAAGCCCGGCACCACGGAGAAATCTCCTCCCGCGGTCGAAGCGAAAGACGGCATCCGGCTCAGCGACGACATCGCCACGCGGAGCGGTATCTCCGTCGAGACGGTCGGCTTGCATCCCGTGCGACAAACGCTCACCGTCAACGGCGTGACCGATTACGACCAAGATCGCCTCGCGCAGCTTTCGGTGCGCGTGCCCGGGCATGTCTGGCGCGTCGAGAAGCGCGAAGGGGAAGAGATCAAGAAGGGGGAGTGCCTCGCAATCGTCGATTCCGTCGAAGTCGGGGAAGCGAAGACGAACTTCCTACAAGCCAGCGTGATGCTCGACTTGAAGGCCAGCAACCTCGAACGACTCAAACGCATCACGAACGAAGTGGCCGAGCGAACGCTCCGAGTTGCCGAAGCCGAAGAGCGGGAAGCTCGGCTCACGCTCTTAAGCGCTCAACAAAAGCTGATCAACCTCGGCTTACCGATCAAGACCGAAGATTGTCGCCGGGTGACCGATGAAGAGCTTGCTTCGCGTATTCGCGTGCTCGGGCTCCCGCCATCGATCGTTGCCGGGCTCGACCCGCAATCGACGACGGCGAACCTCATTCCGCTTACCGCACCGTTCGACGGCGTCGTGATTCGCCGTTCCGCCACGATCGGCGAAGTCGTCACGCCGAGCACTTCGCAATTCGTCGTCGCCGATGTGAATCGGATGTGGATTCTGCTGGATGTCCGCAAGGGGCATGCAGGCATGGTTCGCACGGGTCAGCAATTCGAGTTCCTCGCCGATGGCTCGACGGCACCCGTCGTCGGGCACATCGACTTCGTAAACACCGAACTCGATGAAGAGACTCGCACCTTGCGCGTTCGCGCCTCGGTGGAGAATCCGATCGTCGATTCCGATTCGACCTCTCCCGGCCGAAGACTCATGAAGGCCCACACGTTCGGCACCGGCAGCATCGTGATTCGTGAAACACCGAAAGCCGTGGTCGTCCCTTCGGCTGCCGTGCAGTTCGAGGGGCGTCAGAGCTTCGTGTTCGTGCAAGTTTCGGGAACTTTCTATCGTCGCGACGTTCAGGTTGGCTTCGCGGAAGAGGGTCGCACCGAAATCACAGAAGGGCTCGCTGCCGGCGATGTGATCGCAGTCGGCGGCAGCCATGTCTTGAAAGCGGAATGGATGACCGTGGCGGCCCAGCAATAA
- a CDS encoding class I SAM-dependent methyltransferase, which translates to MPTPKTTRKKSASVTSSKRSKPEPANWYDYPEYYDLAFADDTPGEADFIAAACAKHALGPVRTMLEPGCGGGRLVVELARRGFHTAGFDNNEKMLAYLKQRIARGKLSATAFAGDMTEFRVPKQVDAIFNTFNTFRHLTTEEAALAHLRSAHRALRKGGLYVLGFHLLPDDASLECIERWTAVRGKTKVTYTLRVVESSRRTRIEKLRVSMLVRSPAKELRLATEFPLRLYTATQFRKLLAAVPEFELCEVYDFCYDIDHPVKFDNELSDAVFILRKR; encoded by the coding sequence ATGCCTACGCCTAAGACCACGCGCAAGAAATCAGCTTCCGTAACTTCTTCGAAACGAAGCAAGCCGGAGCCGGCGAATTGGTACGACTATCCGGAGTACTACGACCTCGCCTTCGCCGACGATACGCCGGGCGAGGCCGACTTCATCGCCGCGGCGTGCGCGAAGCATGCGCTCGGCCCTGTGCGGACGATGCTCGAGCCGGGCTGCGGCGGCGGCAGGCTCGTCGTCGAACTTGCGCGACGTGGGTTCCACACCGCGGGTTTCGACAACAACGAAAAGATGCTCGCATATCTCAAGCAGCGAATCGCGCGCGGCAAGCTTTCGGCAACCGCATTCGCCGGCGACATGACGGAGTTTCGCGTCCCGAAGCAAGTCGATGCGATCTTCAACACGTTTAACACCTTCCGCCATCTGACGACCGAAGAAGCCGCCCTGGCGCACTTGCGCAGCGCTCACCGCGCGCTACGCAAAGGGGGCCTTTACGTCCTCGGCTTCCACCTTCTGCCCGACGACGCCTCGCTCGAATGCATCGAGCGCTGGACCGCGGTGCGCGGGAAAACGAAAGTCACCTATACGTTGCGCGTCGTCGAAAGTAGTCGCCGAACGCGGATCGAAAAGCTGCGCGTGTCGATGCTCGTCCGTTCGCCCGCTAAGGAACTGCGCCTCGCGACGGAGTTTCCGTTGCGGCTCTACACGGCCACGCAATTCCGCAAGCTGCTCGCCGCGGTGCCGGAGTTCGAGCTCTGCGAGGTCTACGATTTCTGCTACGACATCGACCACCCGGTTAAGTTCGACAACGAACTCTCGGACGCGGTGTTCATCTTGCGGAAACGGTAA
- a CDS encoding DUF1501 domain-containing protein, with product MPSPAEPLRTAEADVTRRQFFGRSALGLGTAALGSLLAGDGLSSNGFAADAATSSALPARFGGLAGLPHHAARAKRVIYLFQNGAPTHVDTFDYKPTLRKQHGKQIPDDIVGGRRFSTMTGGQTARPCLAEITKFAQHGRSGAWVSDFLPRTAEIADDLCFVKSLHTTAVNHAPAITFFLTGSEQAGRPSMGSWLTYGLGSDTQDLPSFCVMTSRDKEASCGQIFYDFYWGAGFLPTKFQGVKFRGNGDPVLYLSNPEGMSRSVRRKMLDGLAEMNQLQLREYGDPEIATRIAQYEMAYRMQASVPELTDFSDEPQHILDMYGPDVLKQGSYAYNCLMARRLAERGVRFVQLMHAGWDQHRNLTTQLKIQCTDVDAPSAALVKDLKQRGLLDDTLVIYGGEFGRTPFLQGKIEETKQWGRDHHPYAFTAWMAGGGIKPGISYGASDEFGFNAVEINVHVHDFQATVLHLLGLDHTRLTYKFQGRYFRLTDVHGEVVKPILA from the coding sequence ATGCCATCTCCCGCAGAACCGCTCCGCACGGCCGAAGCCGACGTCACGCGCCGGCAATTCTTCGGTCGCTCCGCACTCGGGCTCGGCACCGCAGCCCTCGGCTCGCTCCTGGCCGGCGACGGCCTCTCGTCGAACGGCTTCGCTGCCGACGCCGCGACAAGCTCGGCCTTGCCGGCGCGCTTCGGCGGTCTCGCCGGCCTGCCGCATCATGCGGCCCGAGCGAAGCGCGTAATCTATCTGTTTCAAAACGGCGCGCCGACGCACGTCGACACGTTCGACTACAAGCCGACGCTCCGCAAGCAACACGGCAAGCAGATTCCCGACGACATCGTCGGCGGCCGGCGCTTCAGCACGATGACCGGCGGACAGACCGCGCGCCCCTGCCTCGCGGAGATCACGAAGTTTGCGCAACACGGCCGTTCGGGAGCTTGGGTTTCCGACTTCCTGCCGCGCACGGCCGAGATCGCCGACGACCTCTGCTTCGTGAAGTCGCTTCACACGACGGCCGTGAACCATGCCCCGGCGATTACCTTCTTCCTCACCGGCAGCGAGCAAGCCGGCCGGCCGAGCATGGGCTCTTGGCTCACCTACGGCCTCGGTAGCGACACGCAAGACTTACCTTCGTTTTGCGTGATGACCTCGCGCGATAAGGAAGCTTCGTGCGGGCAGATATTTTACGACTTCTATTGGGGAGCCGGTTTCCTACCGACGAAGTTTCAAGGAGTGAAGTTCCGCGGCAACGGCGATCCGGTCCTCTATCTCTCGAATCCCGAGGGGATGAGCCGAAGCGTGCGGCGGAAGATGCTCGATGGCCTCGCCGAGATGAACCAGCTGCAACTTCGCGAATACGGCGATCCGGAAATCGCGACCCGGATCGCGCAGTACGAGATGGCGTATCGGATGCAGGCGAGCGTGCCGGAGCTCACCGACTTCTCCGACGAGCCGCAACACATCCTCGATATGTATGGGCCCGACGTCTTGAAGCAAGGCTCGTATGCTTACAACTGCCTGATGGCGCGCCGGCTCGCGGAGCGGGGTGTGCGCTTCGTGCAATTGATGCACGCCGGCTGGGACCAGCATCGCAATCTCACCACGCAGCTCAAGATCCAATGCACCGACGTCGACGCTCCCTCGGCGGCGCTCGTGAAAGACTTGAAGCAGCGCGGCTTGCTCGACGACACGCTCGTCATCTACGGCGGCGAGTTCGGACGGACGCCGTTTCTGCAAGGGAAGATCGAAGAGACGAAGCAATGGGGCCGCGATCATCACCCCTATGCGTTCACCGCTTGGATGGCCGGCGGCGGCATCAAGCCGGGCATCAGCTACGGCGCCTCCGACGAGTTCGGCTTCAACGCCGTGGAAATCAATGTCCACGTCCACGACTTCCAAGCCACGGTGCTGCACCTCTTAGGCCTCGACCACACGCGGCTCACCTATAAATTCCAAGGCCGCTACTTCCGCCTGACGGACGTGCACGGGGAAGTGGTGAAGCCGATCTTGGCGTGA
- a CDS encoding Gfo/Idh/MocA family oxidoreductase, whose product MSKRVNVAIVGLGFGAEFIPIYKEHPQANVYAICQRNAEKMNKVGDALGIEKRYTDYAALLKDPAIDFVHINSPIPDHGAMSIAALKAGKHVMCTVPMATTVDECRQIVELVKSTGLRYMMAETVVYSREFLFIKDLYKKGELGTIQHLAASHPQDMDGWPDYWERMIPMHYATHVVSPCLGLLDGRAEYVSCFGSGLVRDDIAKKSGNKFAVESCHIKVKDSDVTAHIWRFLYDVARQYRESFDVYGTKQSFEWTLVEGEPHVLHTAKKPEPEIASKVEVPDFAHLLPEPIRKFTRSIQDADHLSFIQGGGHGGSHPHMVNEMVSALLQNRDPWPNAVTSANWTCVGICAHESAMKGGEIVRLPEFTLG is encoded by the coding sequence ATGAGTAAGCGCGTCAATGTGGCGATCGTCGGCCTCGGCTTCGGTGCCGAGTTTATTCCGATCTACAAAGAGCATCCGCAAGCCAACGTCTACGCCATCTGCCAACGCAACGCCGAAAAGATGAACAAGGTCGGCGACGCCCTCGGCATCGAAAAACGCTACACCGACTACGCCGCGCTGTTGAAGGATCCGGCGATCGATTTCGTGCATATCAACTCCCCGATTCCCGACCACGGCGCGATGTCGATCGCCGCGCTCAAGGCCGGCAAGCATGTGATGTGTACCGTGCCGATGGCGACCACGGTCGACGAATGCCGGCAGATCGTCGAACTGGTGAAGTCGACCGGCCTGCGCTACATGATGGCCGAAACGGTCGTCTACTCGCGCGAGTTTCTCTTCATCAAAGATCTGTATAAGAAGGGAGAGCTCGGCACGATCCAGCACCTTGCCGCGTCGCACCCGCAAGACATGGATGGCTGGCCCGACTACTGGGAACGGATGATTCCGATGCACTACGCGACGCACGTCGTGAGCCCTTGCCTCGGCTTGCTCGACGGCCGCGCGGAGTATGTCAGTTGCTTCGGCTCGGGCTTGGTGCGCGACGACATCGCGAAGAAGTCGGGCAATAAGTTCGCCGTCGAATCGTGCCACATTAAGGTAAAAGATTCCGACGTCACGGCCCATATTTGGCGATTCCTGTACGACGTGGCGCGGCAGTATCGCGAAAGCTTCGACGTGTACGGCACGAAGCAGAGCTTCGAGTGGACTCTGGTCGAAGGGGAGCCGCATGTCTTGCACACGGCCAAGAAGCCGGAGCCGGAGATCGCGTCGAAGGTCGAAGTGCCCGACTTCGCGCACCTGCTGCCGGAACCGATCCGCAAGTTCACCCGCTCGATCCAAGACGCCGATCACTTGTCGTTCATCCAAGGAGGGGGCCACGGCGGCTCGCATCCTCACATGGTGAACGAGATGGTTAGCGCGCTGCTGCAAAACCGCGACCCTTGGCCGAATGCCGTAACGAGCGCGAACTGGACCTGCGTCGGCATCTGCGCGCATGAGTCGGCAATGAAGGGGGGCGAGATCGTGCGTCTGCCGGAGTTTACCCTCGGGTAA
- a CDS encoding PSD1 and planctomycete cytochrome C domain-containing protein, which produces MVLFVASLVAACAGSQSALFAAAPSVPEPVHFSRDILPILSDNCFHCHGPDPKHREADLRLDDRAAAIASAAFVPGKSAASKIMQRLTSHDPDEQMPPPKSNRKVDAAQIALIQRWIDEGAPWGKHWAFEAPQRPPLPAADAKSPLAGWPRTPIDRFLLARLEKEKLRPSSEAAKATLLRRVYLDLVGLPPTPAEVNAFLLDNSPDAYERVVDRLLASPRYGERWAWEWLDAARYADTNGYQGDPERTMWPWRDWVVKALNDNMPYDKFTVEQLAGDLLPNATLEQKVATGFNRNHMFNGEGGRIAEETRVENVMDRAETVSTVWLGLTVGCARCHDHKFDPITNREYYALYAYFNTTSETGSASGGGRSGQITPIVDFASPTDLETAAAAAAKVTKIAEEVATLETTLFPREAKLPAGKSTKAAALSGNILTALNLEPAKRGADALREMAAFYKDKEPAYGKLLASQKSAVDERDQLLTRIPRVMVMDELPTPRETFMLDKGAYDKPGAKVAAGTPAVLPPLPADAPRNRLSLARWLVDRKHPLTARVTVNRIWQTFFGTGLVKTVDDFGVQGEKPSHPELLDWLAVEFMDGPNGKSPWDVKHLHRLIVTSAAYRQESKVSPAILERDPENRLLARGPRFRMPSWMLRDQALASAGLLVEKLGGPSVKPYQPAGIWEEATFGKKSYVQDKGDALYRRSLYIFWRRIVGPTSFFDVAARQTCTVKTLRTNTPLHALTTLNDPAYVEAARALAEQTLKDSAIAPNERLAAAFRRTTLRSPTPDELRILSKSLAQLRAEFAADPTAAEKLLKVGESPRDAKLDPIEHAAFATLCAMLFNLDETLTKQ; this is translated from the coding sequence ATCGTTCTCTTCGTCGCGTCTCTAGTCGCTGCTTGCGCCGGATCACAATCGGCGCTCTTCGCCGCTGCTCCGTCGGTCCCGGAGCCGGTCCATTTTAGTCGCGATATTCTGCCGATCCTGAGCGACAACTGCTTCCATTGTCATGGGCCCGATCCGAAGCATCGCGAAGCCGATCTCCGGCTCGACGACCGCGCCGCCGCGATCGCCAGTGCAGCGTTCGTGCCCGGCAAGAGCGCTGCGAGCAAGATCATGCAGCGGCTCACGTCGCACGATCCCGACGAGCAGATGCCGCCGCCGAAATCGAATCGCAAGGTCGACGCCGCTCAGATCGCGCTGATCCAGCGCTGGATCGACGAAGGGGCGCCGTGGGGAAAACATTGGGCGTTCGAGGCGCCGCAAAGGCCGCCGTTGCCGGCCGCCGATGCGAAGTCGCCGCTCGCGGGCTGGCCGCGCACGCCGATAGATCGCTTCCTTCTGGCTCGTCTGGAAAAGGAGAAGCTGCGCCCTTCTTCCGAAGCAGCGAAAGCAACATTGCTGCGGCGCGTCTATCTCGATCTCGTCGGTCTCCCGCCGACTCCGGCCGAGGTCAACGCTTTCCTACTCGACAACTCTCCCGACGCCTACGAACGAGTCGTCGATCGGCTGCTGGCCTCGCCGCGCTACGGCGAACGCTGGGCTTGGGAATGGCTCGATGCCGCGCGCTATGCCGACACCAACGGCTATCAGGGAGATCCCGAGCGCACGATGTGGCCCTGGCGCGATTGGGTCGTCAAGGCGTTGAACGACAACATGCCTTACGACAAGTTTACCGTCGAGCAACTGGCCGGCGATTTGCTTCCCAACGCCACGCTCGAGCAAAAGGTCGCGACCGGTTTCAATCGCAACCACATGTTCAACGGCGAAGGGGGCCGCATCGCCGAAGAGACGCGCGTCGAAAACGTGATGGACCGCGCGGAGACCGTCAGCACCGTGTGGCTCGGGCTCACGGTCGGCTGCGCCCGCTGCCACGACCACAAGTTCGACCCGATCACGAACCGCGAATACTACGCGCTATACGCCTACTTCAACACCACTTCGGAAACGGGAAGCGCGAGCGGCGGCGGACGGAGCGGACAGATTACGCCCATCGTCGATTTCGCTAGTCCGACGGATCTGGAAACGGCCGCCGCGGCTGCCGCCAAAGTAACGAAGATCGCGGAAGAAGTCGCAACGCTCGAAACGACCCTCTTCCCGCGCGAGGCGAAACTCCCCGCCGGTAAATCCACCAAAGCTGCGGCACTCTCCGGCAACATCCTCACGGCGCTGAACCTCGAGCCGGCGAAGCGCGGGGCCGACGCCTTGCGCGAGATGGCGGCCTTCTACAAAGACAAAGAGCCGGCTTACGGCAAACTCTTGGCGAGCCAAAAGAGTGCGGTCGACGAACGCGATCAACTTCTGACGCGCATCCCGCGCGTGATGGTGATGGACGAGTTGCCGACTCCGCGCGAGACGTTCATGCTCGACAAGGGGGCCTACGACAAGCCCGGCGCAAAGGTCGCGGCGGGAACTCCGGCCGTGCTGCCGCCTTTGCCGGCCGACGCGCCGCGCAATCGGCTGAGCTTGGCCCGTTGGCTCGTCGATCGCAAGCACCCGCTCACGGCTCGCGTCACGGTCAATCGCATCTGGCAAACGTTCTTCGGAACCGGTCTCGTGAAGACGGTCGACGACTTCGGCGTACAAGGCGAAAAGCCGTCGCATCCGGAACTGCTCGATTGGCTGGCCGTGGAGTTTATGGACGGCCCGAACGGTAAATCTCCTTGGGACGTGAAGCATCTGCATCGCCTCATCGTTACCAGCGCCGCGTATCGGCAAGAGTCGAAAGTTTCGCCGGCGATCTTAGAGCGCGATCCCGAGAACCGGTTGCTGGCGCGCGGGCCGCGGTTTCGGATGCCGTCGTGGATGCTGCGCGATCAAGCCTTAGCGTCGGCCGGCTTGCTCGTCGAAAAGCTAGGTGGCCCGTCGGTGAAGCCTTATCAACCTGCCGGCATCTGGGAAGAAGCCACGTTCGGGAAGAAATCGTATGTGCAAGACAAGGGAGATGCCTTGTATCGCCGGAGCTTGTATATCTTCTGGCGGCGGATCGTCGGCCCGACGTCGTTCTTCGATGTCGCCGCGCGGCAGACCTGCACCGTGAAAACCTTACGGACGAACACACCGCTCCACGCACTCACGACGCTCAACGATCCGGCCTACGTCGAAGCGGCGCGCGCGCTGGCCGAGCAGACGCTAAAAGACTCGGCGATCGCGCCGAACGAGCGCCTCGCCGCGGCGTTTCGGCGCACGACTTTGCGCAGCCCGACGCCGGATGAACTCCGGATCCTCTCGAAGTCGCTCGCGCAATTGCGGGCCGAATTCGCGGCCGACCCGACCGCCGCCGAGAAGCTGCTGAAGGTCGGCGAGTCGCCGCGCGACGCGAAGCTCGATCCGATCGAACATGCGGCGTTCGCGACGCTCTGCGCCATGCTCTTCAACCTCGACGAAACGCTCACCAAACAATGA
- a CDS encoding CusA/CzcA family heavy metal efflux RND transporter, whose translation MLERIISWSLSHRAAVLFGALVVGIAGVMSLRNLNIDAFPDTTPVQIQVNSQAPGMVPEEIERQITRPVELAMSGMPGVAEVRSISMFGLSQVLVTFVDGTDIYFARQLINEKLGAVEIPVGIDRPQMGPVSTGLGEVFHYILLGRGRDLTELRTMHDWEVKPQLRPVSGVAEVNSWGGLEKQYQVRINPTLLLKYSLSFEEVMQAVRDNNLNVGGGSIDLAGDNLLVHGVGRTIGTEQIGNIVVAAKSGVPIRVRDVADVTIGHEIRRGAVSASLRDPNDRLKISQGEVVLGLGFMLMGRNSYEVTAAMRDKFDEIKTTLPDDGTVKAISLYDRTELVDRVISTVKNNLLEGAVLVILILYIFLGNLRAGLICAVAIPLSMLFGFCGMWYFGIAGSLLSLGAIDFGVVVDSSVVVVESIVAKLGHSGVLYGWRRREAIREAAVAVRTPACFGQLIIMIVYLPILSLEGVEGKMFRPMALTVIFVLIGSLICSLTLTPVLSSLILPKKCEEKDVLFVAWTKRGYAWFLDHVLPQRILTAVFAFSVLAVGAWLVAGMGSEFVPRLSEGAIVVGITRPPGTSLDEGVRMNRMMERIIMERFPDEVSVCWSRLGSPEVPTDASTIESTDLFITLEAPEKWKRAKTQADLVVEMEKELKDLPGQIIWFTQPIEQRINEMVSGVRADVALKLFGDDFLELVATAKALEKTLRSIPGAADLSTEQLLGQPVLQISIKQDQIARYGIHARAVLDIVESIGTKTLGNVVEGQLRFPLVVRLPEAMRADKKAICSIMVSAPNGERVSLGQLCTVEEVNGPRMVSREWGERRITIQCNVRGRDVGSFVAEAQKRIGADVQLPKDYRIEWGGQFENMQRAQARLALVVPIALLLIIGLLFLSFRNKFDTMAAFAGVPFAAVGGIVGLVWREMPLSISAAVGFITLSGISVLNSMVLISKFRELHRAGGSTAEAVMHSGIETLRTIIMATLVAGVGFVPMATGTGAGAEVQRPLATVVIAGVIAGTIFTLVVLPVAYAWFIPRKVGGDPSHGGVAHAAH comes from the coding sequence ATGCTCGAACGTATTATTTCTTGGTCCCTCTCGCATCGCGCCGCGGTGTTGTTCGGCGCGTTGGTGGTCGGCATCGCCGGAGTCATGTCGCTCCGGAATCTCAACATCGATGCGTTTCCAGACACCACGCCGGTGCAGATCCAAGTCAATTCGCAAGCTCCGGGCATGGTGCCGGAAGAGATCGAACGGCAGATCACGCGTCCCGTCGAACTTGCCATGAGCGGTATGCCTGGCGTGGCCGAAGTTCGTTCGATTTCCATGTTCGGCTTGTCTCAGGTGCTCGTCACGTTCGTCGACGGCACCGATATCTATTTCGCGCGGCAGTTGATCAACGAAAAGCTCGGCGCCGTCGAGATTCCCGTCGGCATCGACCGTCCGCAGATGGGGCCCGTCTCGACCGGCCTCGGCGAAGTGTTTCACTACATCTTGCTCGGCCGCGGTCGCGATCTTACCGAGCTGCGCACGATGCACGATTGGGAAGTGAAGCCGCAACTCCGGCCCGTTTCGGGGGTCGCGGAAGTGAACTCTTGGGGTGGGCTCGAGAAGCAGTACCAAGTGCGGATCAATCCGACCTTGCTGTTGAAGTATTCGCTCTCGTTCGAAGAAGTGATGCAAGCGGTGCGCGACAACAACCTCAACGTCGGCGGCGGCAGCATCGATCTGGCCGGCGACAATCTCTTAGTCCACGGCGTCGGCCGGACGATCGGCACCGAGCAGATCGGCAACATCGTCGTCGCGGCGAAGTCCGGCGTGCCGATCCGCGTGCGCGACGTCGCCGACGTCACGATCGGCCATGAGATTCGTCGCGGAGCGGTTTCCGCCTCGCTGCGCGATCCCAACGATCGGCTGAAAATCAGCCAGGGCGAGGTCGTGCTCGGCCTCGGCTTCATGCTGATGGGACGCAACAGTTACGAAGTCACCGCGGCGATGCGCGATAAGTTCGACGAGATCAAGACGACCTTGCCCGACGATGGAACCGTCAAGGCGATCTCCTTATACGACCGAACGGAACTCGTCGATCGCGTCATCTCGACCGTGAAGAACAACCTGCTCGAAGGAGCGGTGCTGGTCATCCTCATCTTGTACATCTTCTTGGGAAACCTGCGGGCGGGCCTGATCTGCGCCGTCGCGATTCCGCTGTCGATGCTCTTCGGCTTTTGCGGCATGTGGTATTTCGGCATCGCCGGTTCGTTGTTGAGCCTCGGTGCGATCGATTTCGGCGTCGTGGTCGATAGCTCCGTGGTCGTCGTCGAGAGCATCGTTGCGAAGCTCGGCCACTCCGGCGTGTTGTACGGTTGGCGCCGGCGCGAAGCGATTCGCGAGGCCGCGGTCGCGGTGCGGACGCCGGCTTGCTTCGGCCAGCTCATCATCATGATCGTCTACTTGCCGATCCTTTCGCTCGAAGGAGTCGAGGGGAAGATGTTTCGGCCCATGGCCCTGACGGTCATCTTCGTCCTCATCGGTTCGCTGATCTGCTCGCTCACGCTGACGCCGGTCCTCTCCAGTTTGATTCTGCCGAAGAAGTGCGAAGAGAAAGATGTGCTCTTCGTCGCCTGGACCAAGCGCGGCTATGCCTGGTTCTTAGATCACGTGCTTCCGCAACGCATCCTCACGGCGGTCTTCGCCTTCTCGGTGCTCGCGGTCGGGGCGTGGCTCGTGGCCGGAATGGGGAGCGAATTCGTCCCACGGTTGTCGGAAGGGGCGATCGTCGTCGGCATCACGCGACCGCCGGGAACTTCGCTCGACGAAGGAGTGCGCATGAATCGCATGATGGAACGGATCATCATGGAACGCTTTCCCGACGAAGTCTCCGTCTGCTGGAGCCGACTCGGATCGCCGGAAGTGCCGACGGACGCCAGCACGATCGAGTCGACCGATCTGTTTATCACGCTGGAAGCTCCGGAAAAATGGAAGCGTGCGAAAACGCAAGCCGATCTCGTCGTCGAGATGGAAAAAGAATTGAAGGATCTGCCGGGTCAAATCATTTGGTTCACCCAGCCGATCGAGCAGCGCATCAATGAAATGGTCTCGGGCGTGCGTGCCGACGTTGCGCTGAAGCTCTTCGGCGACGACTTCCTCGAGCTCGTCGCCACGGCGAAGGCCTTGGAAAAAACGTTGCGGAGCATCCCGGGGGCCGCCGACCTTTCGACGGAACAACTCCTCGGCCAACCGGTCTTGCAGATCTCGATCAAGCAAGACCAAATCGCCCGCTACGGCATCCACGCCCGGGCGGTGTTGGATATTGTCGAATCGATCGGCACGAAGACGCTGGGCAACGTCGTCGAAGGGCAGCTCCGTTTTCCGCTCGTAGTCCGCCTGCCGGAAGCGATGCGCGCCGACAAGAAGGCGATCTGCTCGATCATGGTCTCGGCGCCGAACGGCGAACGGGTCTCGCTCGGTCAGCTTTGCACGGTCGAAGAAGTGAACGGCCCGCGCATGGTCTCGCGCGAGTGGGGCGAACGGCGCATCACGATCCAATGCAACGTCCGCGGACGCGATGTCGGCAGCTTCGTCGCCGAAGCGCAGAAGCGGATCGGCGCCGATGTGCAGTTGCCGAAAGATTATCGTATCGAATGGGGCGGGCAGTTCGAGAACATGCAACGGGCCCAAGCTCGACTGGCGCTCGTCGTGCCGATCGCGCTGTTGTTGATTATCGGGCTGCTCTTCTTAAGCTTCCGTAACAAATTCGACACGATGGCGGCGTTCGCCGGCGTGCCGTTCGCCGCCGTCGGCGGGATCGTCGGGCTGGTGTGGCGCGAGATGCCGCTGTCGATCTCCGCGGCGGTCGGCTTCATTACGCTGTCGGGCATTTCCGTATTGAACAGCATGGTGCTCATCTCGAAGTTCCGCGAGTTGCATCGCGCCGGCGGCTCGACGGCCGAGGCCGTCATGCATTCCGGCATCGAAACGCTTCGGACGATCATCATGGCTACGCTCGTGGCCGGCGTCGGGTTCGTGCCGATGGCGACCGGCACCGGTGCCGGTGCCGAAGTGCAACGCCCGTTGGCGACCGTCGTGATCGCCGGTGTAATCGCGGGCACGATCTTCACGCTCGTCGTCTTGCCGGTCGCTTATGCGTGGTTTATCCCGCGCAAGGTCGGCGGCGATCCTTCCCACGGCGGCGTCGCGCACGCCGCACATTAG